In Shinella sp. XGS7, a single genomic region encodes these proteins:
- a CDS encoding cytochrome c5 family protein, with protein sequence MSAPQDQGHQHDAHEAHEGPIKTPKQLMWAVGFAFVVPVVVIVLLANYVSSAAKPAAGSVGLEEQAVAARIQPVGSIELKDVSNPGAMKTGEQVFQAQCAACHSTGAAGAPKLGDAAAWGPRLGQGFDLLVQHALKGKGAMGPQGGGDHSDFEISRAVVYMANQGGAKFEEPKAPAAAASAAQ encoded by the coding sequence ATGAGCGCACCCCAAGATCAAGGCCACCAACACGACGCACACGAGGCGCACGAAGGGCCGATCAAGACCCCCAAGCAGCTGATGTGGGCGGTGGGTTTCGCCTTCGTCGTGCCCGTGGTCGTGATCGTGCTGCTGGCCAACTATGTGTCCAGCGCCGCCAAGCCCGCCGCCGGCAGCGTGGGTCTGGAGGAGCAGGCCGTGGCCGCGCGCATCCAGCCCGTGGGCAGCATCGAGCTCAAGGACGTGTCCAACCCGGGCGCCATGAAGACCGGTGAGCAGGTCTTCCAGGCCCAGTGCGCCGCCTGCCACTCCACCGGCGCCGCCGGTGCGCCCAAGCTGGGCGACGCCGCCGCCTGGGGCCCGCGTCTGGGCCAGGGCTTCGACCTCCTGGTTCAGCACGCCCTCAAGGGCAAGGGCGCCATGGGCCCGCAGGGCGGTGGCGACCACAGCGACTTCGAGATTTCGCGCGCGGTGGTCTATATGGCCAACCAGGGCGGCGCCAAGTTCGAGGAGCCCAAGGCGCCCGCCGCCGCGGCTTCCGCGGCACAGTAA
- a CDS encoding DUF2946 family protein has product MDAIVEAALKKWPNVPHCYGWLALDARGDWYMRDERIQAAGPFPQVKGSRITHEKLRDFIHRNYAADEQGAWFFQNGPQRVYVQLEAAPWVWRLNDNPADPRAPQLLSHTGLAAGPAQASWLDEQDRLYLATPLGLGLVHSLDMGLALAPVEAGLWQPETLSHAELLQRHGVVAEPRPA; this is encoded by the coding sequence ATGGACGCCATCGTCGAAGCCGCCCTGAAGAAATGGCCCAATGTGCCGCACTGCTACGGCTGGCTGGCCCTGGACGCGCGCGGCGACTGGTATATGCGCGACGAGCGTATCCAGGCGGCCGGCCCCTTCCCCCAGGTCAAGGGCAGCCGCATCACGCACGAGAAGCTGCGCGACTTCATCCACCGCAACTACGCGGCCGATGAGCAGGGCGCCTGGTTCTTCCAGAACGGCCCGCAGCGCGTCTATGTGCAGCTGGAGGCCGCACCCTGGGTCTGGCGCCTGAACGACAACCCGGCCGATCCCCGCGCGCCGCAGCTGCTGAGCCACACCGGCCTGGCCGCCGGTCCGGCGCAGGCCAGCTGGCTGGACGAGCAGGATCGCCTCTACCTGGCCACGCCACTGGGCCTGGGTCTGGTGCACAGCCTGGACATGGGCCTGGCCCTGGCGCCGGTGGAAGCGGGCCTGTGGCAGCCCGAGACGCTGAGCCATGCCGAGCTGTTGCAGCGCCATGGCGTAGTGGCCGAACCCCGGCCTGCCTGA
- a CDS encoding YheT family hydrolase, with translation MRYRAPLWLPGGHAQTIWPALYARRFHGAPPRFRRERWTTPDGDFVDVDHLQPEPGATPSAPQQPLLVLFHGLEGSSQSQYSQAFAAMARERGWAFAMPHFRGCSGELNLAPRAYHSGDYEEIGWMLARLKAAHRGPLIAAGVSLGGNALMRWAEEAGESASATAAAVCSICSPLDLRAAGIAIGQGFNRLVYTRMFLRSMVPKALAKLRQHPGLFDGERLARARDLYEFDNLFTAPLHGFRDTEDYWHRASAKPHLARIRIPALALNARNDPFVPAESLPRASEVGRHVTLWQPAHGGHVGFPHGAPPAGVMQMPRQVGDWLAQAL, from the coding sequence ATGCGCTACCGCGCGCCGCTGTGGCTGCCGGGCGGCCATGCCCAGACCATCTGGCCGGCGCTGTACGCGCGGCGCTTTCATGGCGCGCCCCCGCGTTTTCGGCGCGAACGCTGGACCACGCCGGACGGCGACTTCGTGGATGTGGACCATCTGCAGCCCGAGCCCGGCGCCACGCCGTCCGCCCCGCAGCAGCCCCTGCTGGTGCTCTTCCATGGCCTGGAAGGCAGCTCGCAAAGCCAGTATTCGCAGGCCTTCGCGGCCATGGCGCGCGAGCGCGGCTGGGCTTTTGCCATGCCGCATTTCCGCGGCTGCTCGGGCGAGCTGAACCTGGCGCCGCGGGCCTACCACTCGGGCGACTATGAAGAGATCGGCTGGATGCTGGCGCGGCTCAAGGCCGCGCACCGCGGCCCGCTGATTGCCGCCGGCGTCTCCCTGGGTGGCAATGCCCTGATGCGCTGGGCCGAGGAGGCCGGCGAGAGCGCCTCGGCCACGGCCGCGGCGGTCTGCTCCATCTGCTCGCCCCTGGACCTGCGCGCCGCCGGCATTGCCATCGGCCAGGGCTTCAACCGCCTGGTCTACACCCGCATGTTCCTGCGCAGCATGGTGCCCAAGGCCCTGGCCAAGCTGCGCCAGCACCCGGGCCTCTTCGACGGCGAACGCCTGGCCCGGGCGCGCGATCTCTACGAGTTCGACAATCTCTTCACCGCGCCCCTGCACGGCTTCCGCGACACCGAGGACTACTGGCACCGCGCCTCGGCCAAGCCGCATCTCGCCCGCATCCGCATCCCGGCCCTGGCCCTGAACGCACGCAACGACCCCTTTGTACCGGCCGAGAGCCTGCCGCGCGCGAGCGAGGTGGGCCGCCATGTCACGCTCTGGCAGCCGGCGCACGGCGGCCATGTGGGCTTTCCGCATGGGGCGCCGCCGGCAGGCGTGATGCAGATGCCGCGCCAGGTCGGCGACTGGCTGGCCCAGGCGCTCTGA
- a CDS encoding nuclear transport factor 2 family protein — MQRPKAQTAALLAAPEDTEAQFYEALQSADLERLMSVWADEDEVSCVHPGGPRLVGLGAIRAAFEGMFAQGAIAVHPERVRRLHSGDTAIHQVLERVQVEGPEGQHSAWVIATNVYLKTAEGWRMVLHHASPGTAHDIQEVVEEPATLH, encoded by the coding sequence ATGCAGCGCCCCAAAGCCCAGACCGCGGCCCTGCTGGCCGCGCCCGAGGACACCGAGGCCCAGTTCTACGAGGCGCTGCAGAGCGCCGACCTGGAGCGTCTGATGTCGGTCTGGGCCGATGAGGACGAGGTCTCCTGCGTGCACCCCGGCGGCCCCCGCCTGGTGGGCCTGGGCGCCATACGCGCCGCCTTCGAGGGCATGTTCGCCCAGGGCGCGATCGCGGTGCACCCCGAGCGGGTGCGGCGCCTGCATAGCGGTGACACCGCCATCCACCAGGTGCTGGAGCGGGTGCAGGTGGAAGGCCCCGAGGGCCAGCACAGCGCCTGGGTCATCGCCACCAATGTCTATCTGAAGACCGCCGAAGGCTGGCGCATGGTGCTGCACCATGCCAGCCCGGGCACGGCCCACGATATCCAGGAGGTGGTCGAGGAACCGGCCACGCTGCACTGA
- a CDS encoding zinc-finger domain-containing protein yields MSEAKAVVEVTAKDVQGPGVVACPNPKMALWSNHPRVFVDVTHEGGGKCPYCGTVYKLKAGEVLHGHH; encoded by the coding sequence AGGCAGTGGTCGAAGTGACGGCCAAGGACGTGCAGGGCCCCGGCGTGGTGGCCTGCCCCAACCCCAAGATGGCGCTGTGGAGCAACCACCCGCGCGTCTTCGTGGACGTGACGCATGAAGGCGGCGGCAAGTGCCCCTATTGCGGCACCGTCTACAAGCTCAAGGCCGGCGAAGTCCTGCACGGCCACCACTGA